The window GCACGATGTTGGTGCCCAGCCCCCGGTGCCAGGCCGCCAGCCGTTCCAGCCCGACGGCCCGCTCGAGCACCGGAATCCGGGCCATGAGCAGCAGTTCGACCAGCATCAGGTAGGCCGCGAGCAGCCCGCTGACCCGGCCGAACGCGGTCATCACCGCCGCGCCGCCGTGAAGGCTGGACCCCGGGGTGGCGAACCACCAGAGCCCCACGACCAGAACGCCCCAGGCCACCAGCCCCGCCCGCACCGCGAGCTGCCCCCGCCGCTGCGCGGACCGCGATGCCGTCGAACTGGTCGAATTCGTCGAACCCGACGGCCGGCCGCTTGCCCGGCCGACCGCCTGCCCGGTGGTCGGACGGGCGGGCGCCGTGGCCGCCGCTGGCGCGGCCATAGCTGTAGCCGTAGCCGTAGCCGCCACGGGCTCCGCGGCGGCTACGGCCGCGGCGGGCTCAAGGCGGTAGCCGGGCATGGTCACCGGCATCTCGGTCCCGCCGACGGGACCTGGCTCGGTCACCGGAGTCCCGTCTTCGACTGGCGCGAGGTCGAGGCGGTAGCCGGGCATGGTCGCCGGCACCTCGATCGAGCCGAGAGACCCGGGCCCGGCCGCCGGCATCCCGTCCCCCGCCGACGCGAGGTCGAGGCGGTAACCGGGCATGGTCGCCGGTACCCCGCCCTCGTCGACGGGACCGGGCTCGGTCGCCGAGGTCCCGTCTTCCGGGACCCGAGTGGAGTCCATAAGGGTAGAGCGTGCCTGGTCGGCGGGAGAATTCCCTAGGAAAGTCCTGCGAATGACTCGTGATTCTGGAACCGATGCCTGGACACACGCCCCGTTCCGGCAGATCGGCCTTCGGTCGGCACCATGCGCCACCGAGCGGAGACTGGACGCAGCCACCAGGTCACGGTGCGGAGTACCCGAACGGGTGGAGAGGCAATGCGTTCGTGGTGACGATGGCTACCTGCGGTAACCGTCGTCGGGCCATCGGCCGATGACCGAGGTCAGCGGCAGGGCAGGGTGAGACGGAAGGTCGCACCGCCACCGAGGGTGGGCTGGTAGTCGACCTGACCACCATGGGCGGCGGCGACGGCCGCGACGATGGACAGGCCCAGCCCGGTGCCGCCGACGTCGCGGGAGCGGCCCGGGTCGGCGCGGTAGAAGCGTTCGAAGATGTGGGCGACGCTGTCTTCGGGGACGCCCGCACCATGATCGATAACCGAAATCACTACGTCGGCCGCGTCCGAAGCCAGATACGTCCCTGGCCCCGCGGCTCGCTTGCCCGAAGAATTCGCGCTCATCGAGGGGCCAGGCCTGGCAATCAGCTCTGGCTTCAGGTCCGGGCCGATCTCGGCCGCTTTGACGGCTTTGGGCAGGTTCGTAGCGGCGGCGGTGACGGCGGTCGGCGCGGCGCTGGTGACGGTCACGGCGATCGGAGTGTCCGGCGGGGTATGGACAAGCGCATTGCGGACGAGATTCCCGATCGCCTGCCGTAGCCGGCTCTCATCGCCGGTGATCTCCAGGAACGGCGGGGTCTCAGTCTCGATGATCCTGTTCGGGGCGACGACGCGGGCATCGGTCACGATGTCGCGGACCATGGCAGCGACATCGACCGGCTCGTGCTCGGTCGCCGGCCCCTGGTCCAGCCGGGCAAGCAGCAACAGATCATCCACCAGGCCGGCCATCCTGGTCGACTCCTCTTCGATACGGCGCATGACCATGGTCAGGTCCTCGGGCCGTTCGGCGGCGCCCCGGTGGAACATCTCGGCGTAGCCGCGAATCGAGGTGAGCGGGGTTCGCAGTTCGTGGCTGGCGTCCGCGACGAAGCGACGCAACCGCTGTTCGGAGGCCTCTCGGGCGCGGAAGGCCGCCTCTATCTGGGTGAGCATGGCGTTGAACGCCAGACCAAGCCGTCCGACCTCCGTACGCCGACTTGTGTCCCCGACCCGCTTCGCCAGGTCACCCCCGGCGATCTCGTCGGCCGTCTGCTCGATCCGGGTAAGCGGGCGCAGCCCGATCCGGATGAGGAGGTAGGCCAGCGTTACCAGCGCGGCCATCACCACCGAACTCGCGACAATCTCGATCTTGGCCACGCGCTCGAGGGTCGCGTCCATCTCCGCGTAGGGGACGGCAACGACGAGCACGTCCCCGTTGTCGAAACGCTCCGCGAGCATCCGGAACCGGTCGTCGTGTCCCTCGGCCGGCACGGTCCACAGCGGGGCGGTCGCCAGGTTTGGGCGAACCTCGGCGGCGGCGAGCAGCCAGCCCTCGATGACCGGTCGCTCCGTCGGCGTCCGGTCGCCGCTCGGGCCGGGGCTGGACTCCAGCAGCCGATGGCCGCCGCTGTCGTACAGCGCTCCGTAGGTTCCGACCAGGAACGCGCTGCCAAATCGCGGGTCCCGATCGTCACCGTCGGCGCTACCCCAGCCACCTTGACCGCTGTTATCGCCGTCGTTGTCGCCGTGGCCAGTGGCGCGCAGCAGTGTCTGCTCCATCACCGGGTGGGCGTCACGCACCTGCTGGTCCAGGCGCCTCATCAGGTAGGACTGCAGGGCGACGTGGGTTCCGACCGCGCCGAGCGTCAGGCCGACCGCGAGCAGTCCCACCAAGGCGAGCAACAACCTGGCGCGCAACGACATACCAGCTCCCGCCTGGATCAGCGTGGTAGGCGCAGCACGTAGCCGACCCCGCGCACCGTGTGAATCAGCGGCGGCTGAACATCGTCGATCTTTCGCCGCAGGTAGCTGATGTAGGTCTCCAGGATGCTGGCTTCCCCACTGAAGTCGTGGCCCCAGACGTGGTCGAGGATCTGGGCCCGGGTCAGGACGGCGCGGGCATTGGTGAGCAGGTAGTGCAAAAGGCGGTACTCCGTGGCGGTCAGCTCGACGAGACGCCCGGCGCGGCGGACCTCCCTGGTCCGTGGGTCGAGTTCCAGGTCGGCGAAGCGCAGCGGCGCGGGCCCGTCATCGCCGGGCGCGGCGGTACCGGCGCGCCGCAGGACCGCGCGGACCCGGGCCACCAGTTCGGAGACCGCGAACGGCTTGGTGACGTAGTCATCGCCGCCGAGGGTCAGCCCGTGCACCTTGTCCTCGGTGGTGTCGCGGGCGGTGAGGAACAGCGTGGGAATGCCATGCCCGGCGTGGCGCAACCGCTCACAGACGGCGAAGCCGTCGATGTCCGGCAGCATGACGTCGAGCACGAGCAGATCCGGCGGGTCCAGCGCGACCCGGGTCAGCGCGGCCTGGCCCGAGTGCACGGCGGCTATCTCGAAGCCCTCGTACCGCAACGCCATGGCGACAAGATCGGTGATCGCCTCCTCGTCGTCGACGACGAGGACCCTGACCCGCGGGCCGCCCGCGCCACCTGTCGAGGCACGGGCCGAGTCGCCCGCCGATGGACTTACCTGTGCCATCACGAACTCAGTCTCACCCTTGGCAGGTCCGGCCCGAGGACCGATGGAAGTGTGGCGGCGGCGACCTGCCCCACGTAGCCGAAGCACGCCACGACCGGTTGGCCGGGCCGGCCAGCCTGGCCGCGGAAACCAGCCGAGTAGGCCACCCCACCGGTCGAGTCGACCGTGAGCCACTCCCAGCCGTCCCGGGCGAGGTCGTTCAAAAGTTCCGGCGCGTTCCGGCCTGCGGCAAGACCTGCGGTCGCGTAGGCATCGGCCAACGCCAGATCCGGCCCAACAACCGTGACGGAGGCAAGACCCGACGCGGGCGCTCTCGTCCACGGATCGACGACATGGCCACCCTGTTCGGCGATGCCAGACGTGGCCACAGCCAGATCCGTGCCCTCGACGACGGCGACGACCCGATCCCGGTGAAACGGGTCCGAGATCCCCACCCGCCACGACCGCCCCGGCGCCGGCGCACCGCGCAGCCGCAGATCCCCGGCCGCGTTCACACAATGATCGGCAACTCCAGCCAGAGACAGCGCCGCCGAAGCGACGTCCGCCGCCCAGCCCTTCACCAGACCAGTCGGATCCAAGGTGCCATCGCCACGCCACGCTGGATCGAACCAGCCACCGCTGCGGTCCCGGCAGGCCTCGGCAAGCCGGTAGACCTCCCGAACATGCCCAGGGCAGTCCTCCAGACCGATCTCGCCGCGCCGCAGTAGGGAGACCCACGACCCCGCCTTGAAGGTGCTGAAATCCTCATCCGTCTGCCGCAGCGCCGCCACCGCCACCCCGATCGCCGCGTCCAGACCCAGCGCCGCGTCCGAACCCAGCGCCGCGGGACCTGCCCCGTCCACTGGTGGGGCGTTCAGACCGGCCGTTCGCGACGGCGGCCGGACGGTGATGCTCACGACCGTCCCCATCACCGGCTCCACATGCACATGGGCCGGCTGTTCGTCCGCCATCACCCCAGCCCTGCCTTGTCGATCGCGGACTGCACGGACCATGCATACCCACTACTGGTGTATGAGGCGCCGGAAACGGCATCGATCTTGGCGCTCTGAACCGTGAGGACCTCCTGCCGCAGGATCGGCACGGCCTGACTGTTGATCTCGATATCACGTCGCTCCCGGTCCGGCACCTGGAGAGTGACGACATCGGTGATCTTGTTACCGCTGATGACGAGTTGTACTTGTACTGCCCCATACCTCGTGTCCACCGCGTCGCCAGTGACGGTCCTCGTGCCCGAGGTACCGCTGGAGGCGGCCGAGCCTGACGCGCCCGAGGCGGTCGAGCCGGAACCACCGGTGGATCCAGCGCCGCTGGTACCGGTCGAGCCGGTGGCGGCGGATGGGGTCGGGGCGGCGGTCACCGCGCCGTCGTCGTTCCCTGAGGCCTCGTCGCCGGACGACGTCTCGTCTTCGCCGCTGCTCGCGGACCCGGTGGAGGGCTGGCCGGTCTCGGACGTGCTCGGCAGGGCAAGCGCGGCGGGTTGGTCTCCCTGGGTGGCCATGGCCTTGCCGCCGACGACGAGAACGACGGTTCCCAGCAACCCCGCAAAGCCAAGCCGCGCCCGATAGGCCTTCCCGGCGTTGAGGTTCATCTCATGTCGCGGCGCCTGCTTCCGGCCCAGGGGCCGGTGAGGGCACCGCCACCTCCATTCTTCGGTCTTCGGTCTCCGTCCCGCGCGTCAGCGGAGCGGTCAACGCAGCGAGAAGTCCTCGGTGTGGATCTGGTCGTCGCCGAGGCCGAGGGCGCGCAGGGATCGGACGAGCCCGTGGGTAAGCCCGGCGGGCCCGCAGATGAAGACGTCGCGCTCGATCACGTCCGGCACCGACTCGGCAAGCAGGTCAGCCGACATCGGGTCATACCCAAGCTCACGCCGCGACCCGACGACGCCGTGCACCAGCAGCCGCCGGTTGCTCGAGATACGCCGCAGCTCCCGCCCCAGCGCGAGATCCTGCGTTCTGCGCACCCGATGGACGACGATGACGTCGTCGCCGCGGCTGGCGAGATCCTCCGCGAGCGCCCGGATCGGCCCGATCCCACTGCCGCCCGCGACGAGCAACGACTTGCCGCGGGTGGCCTGCTGAGCGGTGAACCGCCCGAACGGGCCCTCGGCGACGACGAACGTGCCGGGTCGGAGGCGGGCGATCGTGCTCGAGTGGTCGCCGGCTGCCTTGATCGTGATACGTAGCCGGTTCGATTGGGGCGGGGCGGATAGCGAGTAGGGATGAGCGCTGATCCAGTGCCCAGGCGCGAGGAACCGCCACAGCAAAAACTGCCCGGATCGCGCACCGAGCCGATCCAACTGCCGGCCGCGGAGCCACACCGACACGACCCCGGGTGCTTCTTCGACGACGTGCTCCACCCGCAGCCGATGCCGGACAATCGCGGCGAGCGGCAGGACCAGCCGCCATAGGACGAGGCAGGCGGCAACGGCCACGTACATCGCCTGCCAGATGCGCTGGTTGACCGGATGGCCAACGAACTCGGCACCGGTCGCCGTCTGGTGCCCGAAGAC of the Pseudofrankia saprophytica genome contains:
- a CDS encoding sensor histidine kinase encodes the protein MSLRARLLLALVGLLAVGLTLGAVGTHVALQSYLMRRLDQQVRDAHPVMEQTLLRATGHGDNDGDNSGQGGWGSADGDDRDPRFGSAFLVGTYGALYDSGGHRLLESSPGPSGDRTPTERPVIEGWLLAAAEVRPNLATAPLWTVPAEGHDDRFRMLAERFDNGDVLVVAVPYAEMDATLERVAKIEIVASSVVMAALVTLAYLLIRIGLRPLTRIEQTADEIAGGDLAKRVGDTSRRTEVGRLGLAFNAMLTQIEAAFRAREASEQRLRRFVADASHELRTPLTSIRGYAEMFHRGAAERPEDLTMVMRRIEEESTRMAGLVDDLLLLARLDQGPATEHEPVDVAAMVRDIVTDARVVAPNRIIETETPPFLEITGDESRLRQAIGNLVRNALVHTPPDTPIAVTVTSAAPTAVTAAATNLPKAVKAAEIGPDLKPELIARPGPSMSANSSGKRAAGPGTYLASDAADVVISVIDHGAGVPEDSVAHIFERFYRADPGRSRDVGGTGLGLSIVAAVAAAHGGQVDYQPTLGGGATFRLTLPCR
- a CDS encoding response regulator transcription factor; protein product: MAQVSPSAGDSARASTGGAGGPRVRVLVVDDEEAITDLVAMALRYEGFEIAAVHSGQAALTRVALDPPDLLVLDVMLPDIDGFAVCERLRHAGHGIPTLFLTARDTTEDKVHGLTLGGDDYVTKPFAVSELVARVRAVLRRAGTAAPGDDGPAPLRFADLELDPRTREVRRAGRLVELTATEYRLLHYLLTNARAVLTRAQILDHVWGHDFSGEASILETYISYLRRKIDDVQPPLIHTVRGVGYVLRLPR
- a CDS encoding FAD:protein FMN transferase gives rise to the protein MADEQPAHVHVEPVMGTVVSITVRPPSRTAGLNAPPVDGAGPAALGSDAALGLDAAIGVAVAALRQTDEDFSTFKAGSWVSLLRRGEIGLEDCPGHVREVYRLAEACRDRSGGWFDPAWRGDGTLDPTGLVKGWAADVASAALSLAGVADHCVNAAGDLRLRGAPAPGRSWRVGISDPFHRDRVVAVVEGTDLAVATSGIAEQGGHVVDPWTRAPASGLASVTVVGPDLALADAYATAGLAAGRNAPELLNDLARDGWEWLTVDSTGGVAYSAGFRGQAGRPGQPVVACFGYVGQVAAATLPSVLGPDLPRVRLSS
- a CDS encoding FMN-binding protein produces the protein MNLNAGKAYRARLGFAGLLGTVVLVVGGKAMATQGDQPAALALPSTSETGQPSTGSASSGEDETSSGDEASGNDDGAVTAAPTPSAATGSTGTSGAGSTGGSGSTASGASGSAASSGTSGTRTVTGDAVDTRYGAVQVQLVISGNKITDVVTLQVPDRERRDIEINSQAVPILRQEVLTVQSAKIDAVSGASYTSSGYAWSVQSAIDKAGLG
- a CDS encoding ferredoxin reductase family protein; amino-acid sequence: MSGQRPESVLTLETSPGREYRFGTGGTGGAAGRHRTAAEAVGQGRDRAVVRSSRRGTRWSAGWRGRLAVRAGLVAWGVLVVALWWLDTSGSSVHGGAAVMTAFGRVCGLLAAYLMLVELLLMARVPALERAVGLDRLAAWHRGLGTNVVLLMVLHVLLTVWGYALADHNQPVSELFTVITTYPEMWKATIGVLLFVAVGMASARALRPRISYEAWYLLHLTSYAAVLLVFGHQTATGAEFVGHPVNQRIWQAMYVAVAACLVLWRLVLPLAAIVRHRLRVEHVVEEAPGVVSVWLRGRQLDRLGARSGQFLLWRFLAPGHWISAHPYSLSAPPQSNRLRITIKAAGDHSSTIARLRPGTFVVAEGPFGRFTAQQATRGKSLLVAGGSGIGPIRALAEDLASRGDDVIVVHRVRRTQDLALGRELRRISSNRRLLVHGVVGSRRELGYDPMSADLLAESVPDVIERDVFICGPAGLTHGLVRSLRALGLGDDQIHTEDFSLR